In the Psychromicrobium lacuslunae genome, GACCGTAGGCCTCAGCAAATCGTTCCTGGCATAGCTCGCGAGCCCAATCCAGCATCAGTTCGGCTACCCAGTCCTGCTCATTGGCTTTGAGTTGTTCAAGGTTGCCGAATTCACGAACTGTTTCGAGCATCCGGTAGCGCAGTTGGCCAGTGAGCGGATGTTCCTGGCCGCGCAGCAAGGACTGGTTGAGTAGCGCTTCTAGATCAGCTTCGACGTCGTCGGGCTGTTCACGATCCGCACCGGCCACCGCGATGGCGGCTTCACGGGAAAAACCGTTGGGGAAGCTGCAAAGTCTTCGAAGGCTAGCTTGCTCTTGCGCGCTGAGCAGGCTCCAACTCCAGTCGATCACGGCGTGCAGAGTGCGGTGACGTTCTTCGATGCTGCGGTCGCTACTGCGCAGCAGGGTGAATCGTTGGCTAATCCGGTCCAAGATTTCGGCCACGCTCATGGTTCGGATCCGTGCGGCGGCCAGCTCAATGGCAAGCGGCAGCCCATCGAGACGGTCGCACAATTCGGTGACCGTTTCAAGGTCGAGTGGAGCCGAGGGCCGGGCGGCTCGGGCTCGCTCCAGGAAGAGCTCGATGGCCGCAGGTAGTTGCTGGTCCGCGCCGATAGTGATGGCAAGAGGCTGCAAGAGGTAGACGAATTCGCCAGCGATGTTCAGCGGGGATCTGCTGGTACACAGGATGGTCAGCGACGGCACCGCGCGGATTAGCTCAGCAATCACCAGAGCAGCTGCTTCGACCAGATGTTCGCAGTTATCCATCACCAGTAAGGTGCGGCGGTCATGCAGTTGTTCCACGATGCGCTGCTCAAGGCCAATGACCGCGATCCCCGGTTTTTGCCGCAACTCAGCGATCCCCAGTAGCGACCCCAAGGCCAGCCAGATATCCGCGCCATTGCGGACGCTGGCCAACTCAAGCATGGCGACGGCGGGCGTACCAGAACCGGCCGCCCGCTGGGCGAGTTCGGTGGCAAGGCGGGTTTTCCCCAGCCCGCCGGGGCCAAGAATGCTGACCACCCGAGAGCTGGAGAGTAATCCGTCAAGGGCTGCTAGATCTGCTTCGCGGCCCAGTAATCGATTGACCGGGGCGCGGAGTCCGATGGTGGTTGCGGCGCGCAGTGCTGGCTGCTTTTCTGCTTGTAATAGCTCCTGCTGCAAGGCAACCGCCTGCTCGCTTAGCGAACTGCCCAGGGTGTTCTTCAGGGCGCGGCGGAATGTCTCCAGCCGAGCCAGCGCCTCTGGAGTCCGTCCGAGCGCGCGATAGCTGCGAATAAGCGCCAAATTGAGCTGCTCGTCGAGGGGGTCAGTGAGCAGTAGAGTCGACAGAAGCTCCACGGCAGCTTGCCAATGCTGCGCGTAAACCAGGGCCAGTGCATGAGTTCGACTGAGTTCCGTCTGGAGCTGGTTAGCGCGCTGTAGAAGTATGTCGCGGGCGGGGGAGATCGCAGCATCAAGCCCGGGTTCGCCTTGCCACAGCTCAAGTGCTTGCTGGCAATGGGTGATCGCTGAGCTCGGGTCAGCGTCCAGATTGCTGGCCGCCTCGCGGAGTAATTGCTCAGCTCTCCAGAGATCGACCTGCTCGGCGCTCGCGTTCAACCGGTAACCGCCGGGGGTTGATTGCAGAATCTCATTATTCAAGGAGCGGGTACGCGAAATCAGCGTGTGTAAAGCTGTTTTGGCTCCGCTGGGGGCATCAGCACCCCAGATATCGTCGATCAGCCGCTCCGGGCTAACCGCGTGTCCATCGGCAAGCGCGGCCGCGATCATTAAACTGCGGGCCCGC is a window encoding:
- a CDS encoding AfsR/SARP family transcriptional regulator, with the translated sequence MSPDHSAPPRLRLLGPVELLDPEGGQTSPPGPRARSLMIAAALADGHAVSPERLIDDIWGADAPSGAKTALHTLISRTRSLNNEILQSTPGGYRLNASAEQVDLWRAEQLLREAASNLDADPSSAITHCQQALELWQGEPGLDAAISPARDILLQRANQLQTELSRTHALALVYAQHWQAAVELLSTLLLTDPLDEQLNLALIRSYRALGRTPEALARLETFRRALKNTLGSSLSEQAVALQQELLQAEKQPALRAATTIGLRAPVNRLLGREADLAALDGLLSSSRVVSILGPGGLGKTRLATELAQRAAGSGTPAVAMLELASVRNGADIWLALGSLLGIAELRQKPGIAVIGLEQRIVEQLHDRRTLLVMDNCEHLVEAAALVIAELIRAVPSLTILCTSRSPLNIAGEFVYLLQPLAITIGADQQLPAAIELFLERARAARPSAPLDLETVTELCDRLDGLPLAIELAAARIRTMSVAEILDRISQRFTLLRSSDRSIEERHRTLHAVIDWSWSLLSAQEQASLRRLCSFPNGFSREAAIAVAGADREQPDDVEADLEALLNQSLLRGQEHPLTGQLRYRMLETVREFGNLEQLKANEQDWVAELMLDWARELCQERFAEAYGPGQIQTIRALAVEQDNLIYLLRRAMTAKNSSVVLWIFALLGNYWSIRSAHQDVISFAPAVMEALRGQTIADQDVPAAVMCFTLVSATLGTVDIRLSARARATLRRLLKRPVLLDEHLRTVAGLWLNIGSTERLLATIETAKSSTNPMTRATGAMIEAFMMENSGQSGEAIASALRAYRLGSEIADTWTMGTMAASLSQIYAQRANHEQSLLWGQRALQHMVELDAVPDLRQMHAMIAANQLATGDLAAAVGTLNGALAELPEEEDDITASGILAALRAEVELSAGNAELGLAGYRLMAEDPQQYRNQRGPYGSILVAAAVCAFLLHDPLTGAPLDRWVQRVRVHCIALRRLIGDTFLDRPVVGTAALTVGSWGVQTAPPGSERSELGLRLLLLSDGRQDLPSLLRERHLAAAKRRLGATTVDAALASQPTPGSDAALAEIWLLLSNQAFRI